A DNA window from Pseudoalteromonas spongiae UST010723-006 contains the following coding sequences:
- the cysD gene encoding sulfate adenylyltransferase subunit CysD produces the protein MALTHLQQLEAESIQIIREVAAEFENPVMLYSIGKDSSVLLHLARKAFYPGKIPFPLLHVDTDWKFREMIEFRDRLAKEYDFELIVHKNPEGIAMGVGPFTHGSSKHTDIMKTQGLKQALDKYGFDAAFGGARRDEEKSRAKERVYSFRDKNHRWDPKNQRPELWSNYNGQVNPGESIRVFPLSNWTELDIWQYIYQENIEIVPLYLSDKRPVVERDGLLIMVDDERMPLREGEEPELRSVRFRTLGCYPLTGAVESEANTLTGIIEEMLLSTSSEREGRAIDHDSSGSMEKKKREGYF, from the coding sequence ATGGCATTAACCCATCTTCAGCAACTCGAAGCTGAAAGTATTCAAATTATCCGCGAGGTTGCGGCTGAGTTTGAAAACCCTGTGATGCTTTACTCAATTGGTAAAGACTCATCGGTGTTATTGCACTTAGCGCGCAAGGCTTTTTACCCAGGCAAAATTCCTTTTCCACTGCTGCATGTAGATACTGATTGGAAATTTCGCGAAATGATCGAGTTTCGTGACCGCTTAGCAAAAGAATACGATTTTGAACTAATTGTGCATAAAAACCCTGAAGGGATTGCTATGGGTGTTGGCCCATTTACCCATGGTTCATCTAAGCATACTGACATTATGAAGACTCAAGGCTTAAAGCAAGCGCTTGATAAGTATGGCTTTGATGCGGCATTTGGTGGTGCACGTCGTGATGAAGAAAAATCACGTGCAAAAGAGCGTGTATATTCGTTCCGTGATAAGAACCACCGCTGGGACCCGAAGAACCAACGTCCAGAGCTGTGGAGCAACTATAACGGCCAAGTAAACCCTGGTGAAAGCATTCGTGTATTCCCACTATCAAACTGGACTGAGCTTGATATTTGGCAGTATATCTATCAAGAAAACATCGAAATTGTGCCACTTTACTTATCGGACAAGCGCCCTGTTGTTGAACGCGATGGTTTACTTATCATGGTTGATGACGAACGCATGCCATTACGTGAAGGCGAAGAGCCAGAACTACGCTCTGTACGTTTCCGTACCTTAGGCTGTTACCCACTAACAGGTGCTGTTGAGTCTGAAGCAAATACCTTAACCGGCATCATTGAAGAAATGTTGTTATCAACATCATCTGAACGCGAGGGCCGTGCAATTGACCACGATTCGTCTGGTTCTATGGAAAAGAAAAAACGTGAGGGCTATTTCTAA
- the cysN gene encoding sulfate adenylyltransferase subunit CysN, with protein sequence MSTANEVRELGIEQYLSRQQDKSLLRLLTCGSVDDGKSTLIGRLLHDSHQIYEDQLAALHKDNEKVGNAGEELDLALLVDGLQAEREQGITIDVAYRYFSTNKRKFIIADTPGHEQYTRNMVTGASTADLAIILVDARYGVQVQTKRHSFICDSLGIKQFVVAINKMDIVDFDEAVYNKIQQDYLAFAEQLNVEDIRFIPMSALKGDNVVTRSEKTPYYTGAPLLELLEDSPAAAANTEFEARLPVQLVTRPNLNFRGFQGTLVAGALTVGAAVKALPSGKASTVKEIVTFDGNLERAEAGQAITLTLNDEIDISRGDVIVPANSTAKISNRLQAKLVWMHEAPLVLGKEYNVKLATKKTTAKVVAIDHTIDVNTLAHGQADTLQLNEIAIVTIEIDEQVLADAYVANRETGSFILIDRLSNLTVAAGMIEQVLDSADAQQAPSNFSAFEVEFNALVRKHFPHWQAIDISKL encoded by the coding sequence ATGTCGACAGCAAATGAAGTAAGAGAATTAGGTATTGAGCAGTACCTATCACGTCAACAAGACAAAAGCTTATTACGTTTATTAACCTGCGGTAGCGTTGATGACGGTAAATCAACACTAATTGGCCGTTTGTTACACGATAGCCATCAAATTTATGAAGATCAGCTAGCAGCACTTCATAAAGATAACGAAAAAGTAGGTAATGCGGGTGAAGAACTAGACCTTGCACTGCTCGTCGATGGCCTGCAAGCAGAGCGCGAGCAAGGTATCACAATTGACGTTGCTTACCGTTATTTCTCAACCAATAAGCGCAAGTTTATTATTGCTGATACACCGGGACACGAACAGTACACGCGCAACATGGTAACAGGTGCATCTACGGCTGATTTAGCAATTATTCTGGTAGACGCCCGTTACGGTGTGCAAGTGCAAACTAAGCGTCATAGCTTTATTTGTGACTCATTAGGCATCAAGCAGTTTGTGGTTGCGATCAACAAAATGGATATCGTGGATTTTGATGAAGCCGTTTACAACAAAATTCAGCAAGACTATTTAGCGTTTGCTGAGCAACTTAATGTTGAAGACATTCGTTTTATTCCAATGTCTGCCTTAAAAGGTGATAACGTAGTTACACGCTCCGAAAAAACACCTTATTACACCGGCGCACCATTACTTGAGTTACTTGAAGACTCGCCTGCGGCAGCGGCTAATACCGAGTTTGAAGCGCGTTTACCAGTACAACTAGTTACACGCCCCAACCTCAATTTCCGAGGCTTCCAAGGCACTTTAGTAGCCGGTGCATTAACAGTAGGCGCAGCAGTTAAAGCACTACCTTCAGGTAAAGCTTCAACGGTAAAAGAAATCGTAACCTTTGATGGCAATTTAGAGCGCGCGGAAGCTGGACAAGCTATCACTTTAACACTTAACGATGAAATTGATATCAGTCGTGGTGATGTAATTGTACCAGCAAATAGTACGGCTAAAATTTCAAACCGTCTGCAAGCAAAATTAGTATGGATGCACGAAGCACCGTTAGTGTTAGGCAAAGAATACAATGTTAAGTTGGCAACCAAGAAAACAACTGCGAAAGTAGTTGCGATTGACCACACTATCGACGTAAACACCCTAGCACACGGTCAGGCAGACACCTTACAGCTGAACGAAATCGCGATTGTTACTATTGAAATCGATGAGCAAGTGCTCGCTGATGCCTATGTAGCAAACCGTGAAACAGGCTCATTTATCTTAATCGATCGTCTGTCAAACTTAACCGTTGCGGCTGGCATGATTGAACAAGTACTTGACAGTGCCGATGCACAACAAGCACCATCTAACTTCAGTGCCTTTGAAGTAGAGTTTAATGCGCTTGTGCGTAAACACTTCCCTCACTGGCAAGCAATTGATATTTCAAAGCTATAA
- the tatB gene encoding Sec-independent protein translocase protein TatB, with the protein MGFWELFVVLVVGLIVLGPERLPTAVRSVARWIKTVKQMATNVQAEINEELRVHELHQNLKKAEQQGMDNLSPELKRSVTELSEAAQSVTHSYKNTEKNTEQAQNSNNDQQPK; encoded by the coding sequence ATGGGCTTTTGGGAGCTATTTGTTGTTTTAGTTGTAGGCCTAATTGTACTCGGCCCTGAACGCTTACCTACTGCGGTACGCTCAGTAGCGCGCTGGATAAAAACGGTCAAACAAATGGCAACAAATGTACAAGCTGAAATTAATGAAGAACTGCGCGTTCATGAATTGCACCAAAACTTAAAGAAAGCAGAACAACAAGGTATGGATAACCTGTCGCCAGAGCTAAAACGCTCGGTTACTGAACTTTCAGAAGCGGCGCAATCGGTAACTCACAGTTACAAAAATACCGAAAAAAATACAGAGCAAGCGCAGAACAGCAATAATGACCAACAACCAAAGTAA
- the hemB gene encoding porphobilinogen synthase: MAQSGLDLFPYSRMRRMRKDPFSRKLMQENVLTTADLIYPVFVLEGKSRREKIDSMPGIERLSIDLLIEEAKELAALGVPAIAIFPVTPADKKSLEAEEAYNPEGLAQRTVKALKQAVPEMGVITDVALDPFTVHGQDGIIDEDGYVLNDITTDILVKQALSHSEAGADVVAPSDMMDGRIGAIREALEDAGFINTRIMAYSAKYASSYYGPFRDAVGSAGNLKGADKKTYQMDPANSDEALREVALDLQEGADMVMVKPGMPYLDVVRRVKDEFGVPTFAYQVSGEYAMHMAAIENGWLAEKPIVMESLLAFKRAGADGILTYFAKKAAIWLNEKD, encoded by the coding sequence ATGGCCCAATCAGGTTTAGATTTATTCCCATATTCACGCATGCGTCGTATGCGTAAAGACCCTTTTTCACGCAAATTAATGCAAGAAAACGTACTTACAACGGCCGATTTAATTTATCCAGTATTTGTATTAGAGGGTAAAAGTCGTCGTGAAAAAATTGATTCTATGCCAGGAATTGAACGCCTTTCGATAGATTTACTTATTGAAGAGGCAAAAGAACTTGCGGCACTTGGTGTACCTGCGATCGCAATCTTTCCAGTGACACCAGCAGATAAAAAATCACTTGAAGCAGAAGAAGCGTACAACCCTGAAGGTCTTGCACAGCGTACCGTTAAAGCACTCAAGCAAGCAGTGCCAGAAATGGGCGTCATTACTGATGTTGCACTCGACCCATTTACGGTACACGGTCAAGACGGCATTATTGATGAAGACGGTTACGTACTTAACGACATCACAACAGACATTCTAGTTAAGCAAGCACTATCTCACTCCGAGGCTGGAGCAGATGTTGTTGCCCCATCAGACATGATGGACGGCCGCATTGGTGCGATTCGTGAAGCATTAGAAGATGCCGGTTTTATCAACACGCGCATTATGGCTTATTCGGCAAAATATGCTTCGAGCTACTATGGTCCATTTAGAGATGCCGTCGGTTCTGCCGGTAATTTAAAAGGTGCTGACAAAAAGACCTATCAAATGGATCCTGCCAATTCAGACGAGGCGCTACGCGAAGTCGCATTAGATCTGCAAGAAGGTGCAGACATGGTGATGGTAAAACCTGGCATGCCTTACCTTGACGTGGTACGCCGCGTAAAAGATGAATTTGGCGTACCAACCTTTGCATACCAAGTAAGCGGTGAATACGCAATGCACATGGCGGCAATCGAAAATGGTTGGTTAGCCGAGAAACCAATCGTTATGGAGTCATTACTTGCTTTTAAACGCGCTGGCGCCGATGGTATTTTGACTTACTTCGCTAAAAAAGCTGCGATTTGGTTAAACGAGAAAGACTGA
- the tatC gene encoding twin-arginine translocase subunit TatC — protein sequence MTNNQSNAEPAPTFISHLVELRNRLMRALASILLIFLALVYFANDIYEFVATPLISHLPENASMIATDVTAPFFAPFKLTLFAALFLAFPFILHQIWGFIAPGLYQNEKRALIPVLAASVILFYGGIAFCYYLVMPIVLGFFTGIGPEVMTITPDISSYLSFVLKLFFAFGIAFEIPVAIMLLCWSGATTKEKLKEKRPYVVVGAFVIAMFLTPPDVLSQTLLAIPMLALFELGLLLAGFYQKNTDPEEAKN from the coding sequence ATGACCAACAACCAAAGTAACGCTGAACCAGCGCCAACCTTTATTAGTCACCTAGTAGAATTACGCAACCGACTAATGCGAGCACTCGCATCCATTTTGTTAATATTTTTAGCATTGGTTTATTTTGCTAATGATATTTATGAATTCGTTGCGACACCGCTTATTTCGCACTTACCCGAAAATGCGAGCATGATTGCAACCGATGTTACGGCGCCGTTTTTTGCGCCATTCAAACTCACATTATTCGCTGCGTTGTTTTTAGCCTTCCCGTTTATTTTGCATCAAATTTGGGGGTTTATTGCGCCCGGCTTGTATCAAAATGAAAAGCGCGCGCTAATTCCAGTTCTGGCAGCCTCAGTAATTTTATTTTATGGCGGCATTGCCTTTTGTTATTACCTTGTAATGCCAATTGTACTGGGATTCTTCACTGGCATTGGTCCTGAAGTAATGACCATTACACCCGATATCAGCAGTTATTTAAGCTTTGTCTTAAAGCTATTCTTCGCGTTTGGTATTGCGTTTGAAATTCCTGTCGCAATTATGCTGCTGTGTTGGAGCGGCGCGACAACTAAAGAAAAACTAAAAGAAAAGCGACCTTATGTTGTCGTTGGCGCATTTGTTATTGCGATGTTCTTAACGCCACCAGATGTTTTATCACAAACATTGTTGGCTATTCCCATGCTAGCCCTTTTTGAGTTAGGCTTATTGCTAGCAGGATTTTATCAAAAGAACACAGACCCTGAAGAGGCTAAAAACTAA
- a CDS encoding sensor domain-containing diguanylate cyclase, with protein sequence MRLILFICLLFSCALQANTLNTKLNGYTQLVFDYSLVPSDSPEKIPVNTWQRVESGQVNLGLGNSPVWLKFKINNNTQIQQELFLFNAFVHIDKLTLYQKGNNLAQTQLTLGDSMPIKTRYLKDADQIFKLSLSPNTHYEYYIKAETAGVMKLNLSLWQHDKYIEKKAKFNLIMGLILGVMFASSLILSVLFLITKKQSFALAAVFNICVWFLFAWLLGYVYRYISDQSFWLIHTIVPALTIFVLVPLNILTERILGLHSLAKPHVACLRITLGISLALVVITPFLSYTIALTVAVIFALIHVLILLLVTGIRAQKKDTKAQLLVVCILPLLITLLYKGALLFSYSIYFSQLMVVFGVSYLISCIALTLIAISQYIQQRDIKVSQQQKRLAEAEANEAIQSETIRLQELHQEELESKIQQRTFELEVTLRELQEKNLELEELNTLDALTGLRNRRHFDKKITMEFRRSRREQTPLAVVMLDIDHFKPINDEYGHLAGDEAIKYVAASIKGALRRPSDIACRYGGEEFALILPNTDSQGAKLVSETIRQNIAKHAIKTSSGDVKLTISAGIFSKTADASLDPNQYTDWADKALYSAKQQGRNRVFIADSTQSPKDPEEL encoded by the coding sequence ATGCGACTGATCTTGTTTATTTGCCTGTTATTCTCATGTGCACTGCAAGCAAATACCTTAAATACTAAATTAAACGGATACACGCAGTTAGTATTTGACTACAGCCTAGTACCAAGTGACTCTCCTGAGAAAATCCCAGTAAATACCTGGCAACGTGTTGAATCAGGGCAAGTCAATCTTGGCTTGGGTAATTCACCTGTTTGGCTGAAATTTAAGATAAATAATAATACACAGATACAGCAAGAGCTCTTTTTGTTTAACGCATTTGTTCATATCGATAAGCTCACGTTATATCAAAAAGGCAACAACTTAGCGCAAACCCAGCTTACACTTGGTGATAGCATGCCGATTAAAACGCGCTATTTAAAAGATGCTGATCAGATATTTAAACTCAGCCTGTCACCAAATACACACTATGAATATTATATAAAAGCTGAAACAGCAGGTGTAATGAAGCTTAACTTATCGCTTTGGCAGCACGATAAGTACATTGAGAAGAAAGCCAAGTTCAACCTCATTATGGGGCTGATATTAGGAGTGATGTTTGCATCATCGCTGATTTTATCTGTGCTGTTTTTAATTACTAAAAAGCAAAGCTTTGCTCTTGCGGCAGTGTTTAATATTTGCGTTTGGTTTTTATTTGCGTGGTTACTCGGCTATGTTTATCGCTATATTTCTGACCAAAGCTTTTGGTTAATTCATACCATTGTTCCGGCGTTAACAATCTTTGTACTCGTCCCACTAAACATTCTTACCGAACGAATTTTAGGGCTACATAGCCTCGCTAAGCCACACGTTGCCTGTTTGCGCATTACGCTAGGGATCAGCTTAGCTTTAGTAGTTATAACACCTTTTTTAAGCTACACCATCGCGCTTACTGTAGCGGTTATTTTTGCGCTTATTCATGTACTTATTTTGTTACTGGTAACCGGCATTCGCGCGCAGAAAAAAGACACCAAGGCACAATTACTTGTAGTGTGCATTTTACCGCTGCTAATCACCCTTTTGTATAAAGGCGCATTGCTCTTTTCTTACAGCATCTACTTTAGCCAACTTATGGTAGTGTTTGGTGTAAGTTATCTGATTAGCTGTATAGCCCTAACCCTGATTGCAATTAGCCAATATATTCAACAGCGCGATATTAAAGTCAGTCAGCAACAAAAACGCCTTGCAGAAGCGGAAGCTAACGAAGCCATTCAGAGTGAAACAATTCGCTTACAAGAATTACACCAAGAAGAATTGGAAAGTAAAATACAACAGCGCACCTTTGAGCTAGAAGTGACCCTTAGAGAACTACAAGAAAAGAACCTTGAGCTCGAAGAACTAAATACACTTGATGCATTAACTGGGCTGCGTAATCGCCGTCATTTTGATAAGAAAATCACCATGGAGTTTCGTCGCTCTCGTCGTGAGCAAACACCTTTGGCTGTAGTGATGTTGGATATCGACCATTTCAAACCAATCAATGACGAATATGGTCATTTAGCGGGTGATGAAGCGATTAAGTATGTTGCAGCGAGTATCAAAGGGGCATTGCGTCGTCCATCGGATATCGCATGTCGCTATGGCGGTGAAGAGTTTGCCCTAATTTTACCAAATACCGATAGCCAAGGTGCTAAGTTAGTATCTGAAACCATTCGTCAAAATATTGCAAAACATGCGATAAAAACCAGCTCTGGTGATGTAAAACTGACTATTAGCGCCGGCATATTTAGCAAGACTGCGGATGCAAGCTTAGATCCAAATCAATATACCGACTGGGCAGATAAGGCACTCTATAGCGCCAAGCAGCAAGGTCGTAATCGTGTTTTTATTGCCGATTCAACCCAGTCACCCAAAGACCCCGAGGAGTTATAA
- a CDS encoding TatD family hydrolase, protein MRYFDIGVNLSSEQFAKDRADVIRRAQSAGIEDMLLIGSNIHDSRQAIALAHTFNLTASAGIHPHDAKTAQGNYCETIASLASDNAVVAIGECGLDYNRDFSPRDKQREVFAAQVALANKLNKPLYMHQRDAHQDFLAIVKEAKVPGVVHCFTDSEQALEAYLELGFYIGITGWLCDERRGDTLRQLLPQIPLDKLLFETDAPYLLPRNIKPKPKSRRCEPMHITHVVVQAAELYELPVEEVADAAFNNAHKLFALEVNACD, encoded by the coding sequence ATGCGTTACTTTGATATCGGTGTAAACCTCAGCAGCGAGCAATTTGCCAAAGACAGAGCAGATGTAATTCGCCGTGCCCAATCGGCAGGCATTGAGGATATGCTACTAATTGGTTCAAACATTCATGATAGCCGCCAAGCTATTGCGCTCGCCCACACCTTTAATCTAACAGCCAGTGCGGGCATTCACCCGCATGATGCGAAAACAGCACAAGGCAATTATTGCGAAACCATCGCGTCACTGGCAAGTGATAACGCCGTAGTTGCAATTGGTGAGTGCGGCCTCGATTATAATCGAGACTTTTCACCACGCGACAAACAGCGCGAAGTATTTGCCGCGCAAGTAGCACTGGCAAATAAACTTAATAAACCGCTTTATATGCATCAGCGTGACGCGCACCAAGACTTTTTAGCAATAGTAAAAGAAGCTAAAGTGCCTGGCGTTGTGCATTGTTTTACTGACAGTGAGCAAGCTCTAGAGGCTTACTTAGAACTCGGTTTTTATATTGGCATCACGGGTTGGCTATGCGATGAACGCCGCGGAGATACGTTGCGTCAATTATTGCCACAAATTCCGCTCGACAAGCTGTTGTTTGAAACCGATGCACCGTATTTGTTACCACGCAATATTAAACCTAAGCCAAAATCTCGCCGCTGTGAACCAATGCATATTACACATGTTGTTGTCCAAGCCGCTGAGTTGTATGAGTTACCTGTAGAAGAAGTCGCTGATGCAGCATTTAACAATGCGCATAAACTCTTTGCTTTGGAAGTGAATGCATGCGACTGA
- the cysG gene encoding siroheme synthase CysG gives MDYFPIFTKLENKPVLIVGGGDVAHRKCQAMLQANASITLVAPEFCAELIALNNANKVILIQDYFSEQHITNQSLVIAATDLESVNKAVFDAAEAKNIFVNVVDDQPKCSFIFPSIVDRSPITIAISSAGKAPVLARRLREKLETIIPQHIGPLAQLAGNFRDKVKSQLDSFSKRRMFWEKAFTSDAVAQVAKGDLAAAEQTFENILAGDNQLSGEVFVVGAGPGDPELLTIKALQAMQTADVIVYDYLVSDEIMALVRKDAELVCVGKRLGNHSVPQDEINQILVELAKQGKKVCRLKGGDPFIYGRGGEEVQELAKHHIAFQIVPGITAAAGCSAYAGIPLTHRDHAQAIQFVTGHCKKDGQELDWQSLAKANQTLAVYMGVIKSPHIQAKLLEYGRAPETPVAIIENGTRKEQRVVTGELNDLADLIAREQIKSPALLIIGEVANLSKELAWFGNSQQPHLSSSQLLTNAA, from the coding sequence GTGGACTATTTTCCAATTTTTACCAAGCTTGAAAATAAGCCTGTATTAATTGTTGGTGGTGGTGATGTAGCGCATCGCAAATGCCAAGCTATGCTGCAAGCTAACGCCAGCATTACCCTTGTTGCACCCGAATTTTGCGCTGAATTAATCGCACTTAACAATGCCAATAAAGTAATTCTCATTCAGGATTACTTTTCAGAACAACATATTACCAACCAGAGCTTAGTGATTGCGGCGACAGATCTTGAATCCGTTAACAAAGCTGTATTTGATGCCGCAGAAGCAAAGAATATTTTCGTAAATGTGGTTGATGACCAACCTAAGTGCAGCTTTATTTTTCCATCAATTGTCGATCGCAGCCCTATTACGATTGCGATTTCGAGCGCAGGCAAAGCGCCGGTGCTTGCGCGTCGCTTACGTGAAAAGCTTGAAACCATAATTCCACAACATATCGGCCCATTGGCGCAGCTTGCAGGTAACTTTCGCGATAAAGTGAAAAGCCAACTAGATAGTTTTAGCAAACGTCGCATGTTTTGGGAAAAAGCATTTACTTCAGATGCCGTAGCACAAGTAGCTAAAGGTGATCTTGCTGCTGCAGAACAAACCTTTGAAAACATCTTAGCTGGTGACAACCAGTTAAGCGGCGAAGTGTTTGTGGTTGGTGCGGGCCCTGGTGATCCTGAGCTTTTAACGATTAAAGCACTGCAAGCAATGCAAACTGCAGATGTTATCGTATACGACTATTTAGTGTCTGACGAAATTATGGCACTGGTGCGTAAAGACGCAGAGCTGGTGTGTGTTGGTAAACGCTTAGGTAATCACAGCGTGCCGCAAGATGAAATCAACCAAATCTTGGTTGAGCTTGCTAAGCAAGGTAAAAAAGTATGCCGTTTAAAAGGCGGTGACCCGTTTATCTATGGTCGCGGCGGTGAAGAAGTACAAGAGCTGGCAAAGCACCATATTGCGTTTCAAATTGTACCAGGCATTACTGCCGCAGCAGGCTGCTCGGCATATGCGGGTATTCCGCTAACGCACCGCGATCATGCACAGGCAATTCAATTTGTCACAGGCCATTGTAAAAAAGATGGTCAAGAACTTGATTGGCAATCTCTGGCAAAAGCAAATCAAACTCTCGCTGTTTACATGGGTGTGATAAAATCGCCGCATATTCAAGCAAAATTGCTTGAATATGGGCGCGCACCCGAGACACCTGTTGCAATTATTGAAAATGGCACACGTAAAGAACAACGTGTTGTAACAGGTGAACTCAATGACTTGGCTGATTTAATCGCAAGAGAGCAAATTAAGTCACCAGCATTATTAATTATTGGTGAAGTTGCCAACCTAAGCAAAGAGCTTGCTTGGTTTGGTAATTCACAACAGCCACATTTGTCGAGCAGCCAGCTGCTCACCAATGCGGCATAA
- a CDS encoding type VI secretion system-associated protein TagO, with protein MKKLSIVLFSLLTLPLSAQEINTQALKACSFIENDFQRLQCYDQVVAGKELTAAKANNNKKAKPDSKRTSTNNENQAKPKKDNFGLEHKKLDKETDEITSVVVSVKKKPHGELMVTLENGHVWHQTGTEYFSVKEGETVIISRGLFNSFTMKVEGRNRGIKVKRK; from the coding sequence ATGAAAAAGTTATCTATTGTTTTATTCTCACTACTTACTTTGCCGCTAAGTGCGCAAGAAATTAATACACAGGCATTAAAAGCATGTAGTTTTATCGAAAATGATTTTCAGCGCTTGCAGTGTTATGACCAAGTTGTTGCAGGAAAAGAGCTTACAGCAGCAAAAGCGAACAACAATAAAAAAGCTAAGCCTGACTCAAAACGTACATCAACTAACAACGAAAACCAGGCCAAACCGAAAAAAGACAACTTTGGCCTTGAACACAAAAAGCTTGATAAAGAAACAGATGAAATTACTTCGGTTGTGGTTAGCGTTAAGAAAAAACCACATGGCGAACTTATGGTGACGTTAGAGAATGGTCATGTTTGGCATCAAACAGGTACAGAATACTTCTCAGTTAAAGAAGGCGAGACTGTTATCATTTCTCGAGGTCTTTTTAATTCATTTACGATGAAAGTTGAGGGTAGAAACAGAGGCATTAAAGTAAAACGTAAATAG
- the tatA gene encoding Sec-independent protein translocase subunit TatA yields MGIGGISIWQLLIILAIIVLLFGTKKLRGIGSDLGGAVKGFKKAVSDEDKQSDAIQNKSESDKVTDSEKKHDKV; encoded by the coding sequence ATGGGTATTGGTGGTATTAGCATTTGGCAGCTACTTATTATCTTGGCAATTATCGTATTACTGTTTGGTACTAAAAAACTGCGCGGTATTGGTAGTGATTTGGGTGGCGCTGTTAAAGGGTTTAAAAAAGCAGTTTCAGATGAAGACAAACAATCTGACGCAATTCAAAACAAAAGCGAAAGCGATAAAGTTACCGACAGCGAAAAAAAGCACGATAAGGTTTAA